Proteins from one Pseudarthrobacter sp. BIM B-2242 genomic window:
- the clpB gene encoding ATP-dependent chaperone ClpB: MDVKFTTKSQEALSAAAMNASTAGNPQVEPAHLLKALMDQREGVAVALLRATGADPDAVSVQASSAIKALPATSGGSTQQAQLSRPALQAIQNAKNEAERLGDTFVSTEVLLLGLSAGSDAVGRLMRDAGASHEALLAALPGVRGDRKVTSPDPENTFQSLEKFGTDLTAMARSGKLDPVIGRDTEIRRIIQVLSRRTKNNPVIIGEPGVGKTAVVEGLAQRIVANDVPESLRGKTLIALDLASMVAGAKYRGEFEERLKAVLEEIKNSEGQIVTFIDEIHTVVGAGATGESSMDAGNMLKPMLARGELRLIGATTLDEYRENIEKDPALERRFQQVYVGEPSVEDTIGILRGLKERYEAHHKVTIADSALVAAATLSNRYISGRQLPDKAIDLVDEAASRLRMEIDSAPEEIDQLRRAVDRLTMEELALENEKDAASVERLAALRADKADKTEELDALNARWEAEKAGLNRVGDLKAKLDELRSAYDKAAREGDLETASRVLYGEIPAVERELAAAAAAEAAADKPAQMVAEEVTADDIAEVISAWTGIPAGRMLQGESQKLLHMEEELGKRLIGQSKAVTAVSDAVRRARAGISDPNRPTGSFLFLGPTGVGKTELAKALADFLFDDERAMVRIDMSEYGEKHSVARLVGAPPGYVGYEEGGQLTEAVRRRPYSVILLDEVEKAHPEVFDILLQVLDDGRLTDGQGRTVDFRNAILVLTSNLGSQFLVDQTLSAEAKRNAVMATVNASFKPEFLNRLDEVVLFDALTVDELAHIVELQVAELGKRLYDRRLTLEVSEGARAWLAMSGFDPAYGARPLRRLVQREIGDRLAKAILAGAITDGDTVRVDTAADVDELTVEGLEAAAGPDGGAPAGTGLVVRRKE, encoded by the coding sequence TTGGACGTCAAATTCACCACCAAGAGCCAGGAGGCTCTTTCGGCTGCAGCCATGAACGCCTCCACGGCAGGGAATCCGCAGGTTGAACCGGCCCACCTGCTCAAGGCGCTGATGGACCAGCGGGAAGGTGTGGCCGTCGCACTCCTGCGCGCCACGGGCGCCGACCCGGACGCCGTCAGTGTCCAGGCGAGCAGCGCCATCAAGGCGCTGCCGGCTACATCGGGCGGCTCAACGCAGCAGGCCCAGCTGTCCCGCCCCGCCCTGCAGGCAATCCAGAACGCCAAAAACGAGGCCGAGCGCCTCGGTGATACCTTTGTGTCCACCGAAGTGCTGCTGCTGGGACTCTCCGCCGGAAGTGACGCCGTCGGGAGGTTAATGCGCGACGCCGGCGCCTCCCATGAAGCGCTGCTCGCCGCCCTGCCGGGTGTCCGCGGCGACCGGAAGGTCACCAGCCCGGATCCGGAGAACACGTTCCAGTCCCTGGAGAAGTTCGGCACTGACCTCACTGCGATGGCGCGGTCGGGCAAGCTGGACCCCGTGATCGGACGCGACACCGAGATCCGCCGCATCATCCAGGTCCTGAGCCGCCGCACCAAGAACAACCCGGTGATCATCGGTGAGCCCGGCGTGGGCAAAACGGCCGTGGTGGAAGGCCTGGCCCAACGGATCGTGGCCAATGACGTCCCGGAAAGCCTGCGCGGCAAGACCCTGATCGCCCTGGATCTTGCGTCCATGGTGGCCGGCGCCAAATACCGCGGCGAATTCGAGGAACGCCTGAAGGCTGTCCTGGAGGAGATCAAGAACTCCGAGGGGCAGATCGTCACGTTTATTGACGAGATCCACACGGTGGTGGGTGCCGGCGCCACGGGGGAGTCCTCCATGGACGCGGGCAACATGCTCAAGCCCATGCTGGCCCGCGGCGAACTGCGGCTGATCGGCGCCACCACGCTGGATGAGTACCGCGAGAACATCGAAAAGGACCCTGCCCTGGAGCGCCGGTTCCAGCAGGTGTATGTGGGCGAGCCGAGCGTGGAGGACACCATCGGCATCCTCCGCGGCCTGAAGGAACGCTACGAGGCGCACCACAAGGTGACCATCGCCGACTCGGCGCTGGTGGCCGCCGCGACCCTGTCCAACCGGTACATTTCGGGCCGGCAGCTGCCGGACAAGGCCATCGACCTGGTGGACGAGGCCGCCTCCCGGCTGCGCATGGAGATCGACTCCGCGCCGGAGGAGATCGACCAGCTGCGCCGCGCCGTGGACCGGCTCACCATGGAAGAACTGGCCCTTGAGAACGAGAAGGACGCCGCTTCGGTGGAGCGCCTCGCTGCCCTGCGCGCGGACAAGGCGGACAAGACCGAGGAGCTGGATGCGCTCAATGCCCGGTGGGAAGCCGAGAAGGCCGGCCTGAACCGGGTGGGTGACCTCAAGGCGAAGCTGGATGAACTGCGGTCCGCCTACGATAAGGCCGCGCGTGAGGGCGATCTGGAGACGGCGTCGCGGGTGCTCTACGGTGAAATCCCGGCAGTGGAACGCGAACTGGCTGCCGCCGCAGCCGCCGAAGCAGCGGCAGACAAACCCGCGCAGATGGTGGCTGAGGAAGTGACCGCCGATGACATCGCCGAGGTCATTTCCGCCTGGACCGGCATTCCCGCCGGACGCATGCTCCAGGGCGAGAGCCAGAAACTGCTCCACATGGAGGAGGAGCTCGGCAAGCGCCTGATCGGCCAGTCCAAGGCCGTAACCGCCGTGTCCGACGCCGTCCGCCGTGCCCGGGCCGGCATCAGCGACCCCAACCGACCCACGGGTTCGTTCCTGTTCCTGGGCCCCACCGGCGTGGGTAAAACAGAACTCGCCAAGGCGCTCGCGGACTTCCTGTTCGACGACGAACGCGCCATGGTGCGGATCGATATGTCCGAATACGGCGAGAAGCATTCGGTGGCTCGGCTCGTCGGGGCACCTCCGGGCTACGTCGGCTACGAGGAGGGCGGGCAGCTCACCGAGGCCGTCCGCCGCCGGCCGTACTCGGTGATCCTGCTCGACGAGGTGGAGAAGGCCCACCCGGAAGTCTTCGACATCCTGCTGCAGGTGCTCGACGACGGCCGCCTCACCGACGGCCAGGGCCGCACCGTGGACTTCCGCAACGCCATCCTGGTGCTCACCTCGAACCTGGGCAGCCAGTTCCTGGTGGACCAGACGCTCTCCGCGGAGGCCAAGCGGAACGCCGTCATGGCCACCGTGAACGCGTCCTTCAAGCCGGAGTTCCTGAACCGGCTGGATGAGGTGGTGCTGTTCGACGCCCTGACCGTGGATGAACTGGCGCACATCGTGGAACTGCAGGTGGCCGAGCTCGGAAAGCGGCTGTATGACCGCCGGCTGACCCTGGAAGTGTCCGAGGGCGCCCGCGCCTGGCTGGCCATGTCCGGTTTTGATCCCGCCTATGGTGCGCGGCCGCTCCGCCGGCTGGTGCAGCGTGAGATCGGCGACCGGCTGGCGAAGGCCATCCTCGCCGGCGCGATCACGGACGGCGACACCGTCCGGGTGGATACCGCGGCCGACGTCGACGAACTCACCGTCGAGGGCCTCGAGGCAGCGGCAGGGCCCGACGGCGGGGCTCCCGCCGGCACCGGCCTGGTGGTGAGGCGGAAGGAGTAG
- a CDS encoding sulfate/molybdate ABC transporter ATP-binding protein yields the protein MTFRVQAAVDQRGFDVSLSVGPAETVAVMGANGAGKSTLLNVIAGLLHPDSGKAELDGKSLFDLSAGRGTWAAPHHRGTALLAQEPLLFPHLNVLDNVAFGPRSAGYSKLEAREAALRWLAEVEATDLQARRPAELSGGQAQRVAVARALAADPGLLLLDEPMAALDIHAAPLLRRLLKRVLAGRRAIIITHDVLDALMLADRVVILENGRISEEGPTREILQRPRSRFAAGLAGLNFLAGEVTEHGLQAGGLSLYGQHRDLPGPLPAGLPGVAVFPPSAVSVFLSEAHGSPRNAFPVTITDLEPHGDQVRVRGGESGQLSADITPEAAADLGLAPGMRVYFVIKAGAVAIYPA from the coding sequence GTGACGTTCCGGGTTCAGGCTGCCGTGGACCAGCGGGGTTTCGACGTGTCCCTCAGCGTCGGACCGGCCGAGACGGTGGCCGTGATGGGAGCCAACGGCGCGGGCAAGTCCACGCTCCTGAACGTCATTGCGGGTCTGCTGCACCCGGACTCAGGCAAGGCGGAGTTGGACGGCAAAAGCCTCTTTGACCTCAGCGCCGGCCGCGGCACGTGGGCCGCGCCGCATCACCGCGGCACCGCCCTCCTGGCCCAGGAGCCCCTGCTGTTCCCGCACCTGAACGTGCTGGACAACGTGGCGTTCGGGCCCCGGAGCGCCGGCTATTCCAAACTCGAAGCCAGGGAAGCAGCGCTGCGGTGGCTGGCTGAGGTGGAGGCGACAGACCTCCAGGCCCGGCGCCCGGCGGAGCTGTCCGGCGGCCAGGCGCAGCGCGTGGCAGTCGCCCGGGCGCTTGCCGCGGACCCCGGGCTCCTGCTGCTGGATGAGCCGATGGCCGCACTGGACATCCACGCCGCGCCGCTGCTCCGGCGCCTGCTCAAACGCGTCTTGGCCGGCCGCCGGGCCATCATCATCACGCACGACGTCCTCGATGCCCTGATGCTGGCCGACCGTGTGGTGATCCTGGAGAACGGCCGGATCAGCGAGGAAGGCCCCACCCGGGAGATCCTGCAGCGGCCGCGCAGCCGGTTCGCCGCCGGGCTCGCCGGGCTCAACTTTCTGGCCGGCGAGGTCACGGAACACGGCCTTCAGGCCGGCGGGCTGAGCCTCTACGGACAGCACCGCGACCTTCCCGGCCCCCTGCCCGCCGGACTGCCTGGGGTGGCGGTCTTCCCGCCGTCGGCCGTTTCCGTTTTCCTGTCCGAAGCGCACGGCAGCCCGCGCAATGCCTTCCCGGTGACCATCACGGACCTGGAGCCGCACGGGGACCAGGTCCGCGTCCGCGGGGGCGAGAGCGGGCAGCTGAGTGCGGACATCACGCCGGAGGCCGCCGCCGATCTGGGGCTCGCGCCAGGGATGCGCGTGTACTTCGTGATCAAGGCCGGTGCCGTGGCCATCTACCCCGCCTAA
- a CDS encoding ABC transporter permease has protein sequence MTARKAVTYTGIPGWIYAVAGAGALLVVLPLAAMVAKVNWANFIPLVTSESSLTALGLSLRTSAASTVLCIVLGVPLALVLARGSFPGQRVLRSLVLLPLVLPPVVGGIALLYTFGRQGLLGKTLEVAGLQIAFSTTAVVLAQTFVALPFLVVSLEGALRIAGAKYEAVAATLGAGPGTVLRRVTLPLVLPGLASGAVLSFARSLGEFGATLTFAGSLQGVTRTLPLEIYLQRETDADAAVALSLVLVAVAVAVVALAYRSPRAGRPVSAESTTPAPATSGAVR, from the coding sequence ATGACGGCCCGCAAAGCGGTTACCTACACCGGCATTCCAGGCTGGATCTACGCCGTCGCGGGAGCCGGGGCGCTGCTCGTGGTGCTTCCGCTGGCGGCCATGGTGGCGAAGGTCAACTGGGCCAACTTCATCCCGCTGGTCACGTCGGAATCCTCGCTGACAGCGCTGGGCCTGAGCCTGCGCACCTCGGCGGCAAGCACCGTGCTGTGCATCGTCCTGGGTGTCCCGCTCGCACTGGTGCTGGCCCGCGGCAGTTTCCCGGGCCAGCGGGTCCTGCGCTCGCTGGTCCTCCTGCCGCTGGTCCTCCCGCCGGTGGTGGGCGGCATCGCGCTGCTGTACACGTTCGGCCGGCAGGGCCTGCTGGGTAAAACGCTGGAGGTGGCCGGCCTTCAAATCGCTTTCTCCACCACAGCCGTGGTGCTCGCCCAGACCTTTGTGGCGCTGCCGTTCCTGGTGGTCAGCCTCGAAGGTGCGCTGCGCATCGCCGGGGCCAAATACGAAGCCGTGGCCGCCACGCTCGGCGCCGGTCCCGGCACCGTCCTTCGCCGGGTGACGCTTCCGCTGGTGCTGCCCGGACTCGCGTCGGGGGCCGTCCTTTCATTCGCGCGCAGCCTCGGCGAATTCGGCGCCACCCTCACGTTCGCGGGCAGCCTGCAGGGGGTGACCCGGACCCTGCCGCTGGAAATCTACCTGCAGCGCGAAACGGACGCCGATGCCGCCGTCGCGCTTTCCCTGGTCCTCGTCGCGGTGGCCGTCGCCGTGGTGGCGCTCGCGTACCGCAGCCCCCGCGCGGGCAGGCCCGTCAGCGCGGAGAGTACGACGCCGGCGCCCGCCACGAGCGGTGCGGTCCGGTGA
- the modA gene encoding molybdate ABC transporter substrate-binding protein yields MKRAAAAALAALGLVLAACAPAGQGGTAGQGGTGDGGAASQRKTLTVFAAASLKGAFTVLAGKFEADNPGTNVTLSFAGSADLVTQISQGAPADVFASADTRNMDKLQGEGLADGEPGNFATNTLTVVVPPGNPAGITGFRDLAKAGVKVVACASQVPCGAAANAIEQETGTTLRPVSEESSVTDVLGKVTSGEADAGLVYVTDAKTAGDKAEEIPFPEAANAVNTYPIAAVKGARNKPAADAFVEFVRGPEGQAALAAAGFGKP; encoded by the coding sequence ATGAAGCGCGCCGCGGCCGCTGCCCTGGCTGCCCTGGGTCTGGTGCTCGCCGCGTGCGCCCCGGCGGGCCAGGGGGGAACAGCCGGCCAGGGGGGAACGGGCGACGGCGGCGCGGCAAGTCAGCGAAAAACGCTCACCGTGTTCGCGGCCGCCTCCCTCAAGGGAGCCTTTACGGTCCTGGCCGGAAAGTTCGAGGCGGACAACCCGGGAACGAACGTCACCCTCAGCTTCGCCGGCTCGGCGGACCTCGTCACCCAGATCAGCCAAGGTGCCCCGGCCGACGTCTTCGCCTCCGCGGACACCCGGAACATGGACAAGCTGCAGGGGGAGGGGCTGGCGGACGGCGAACCCGGGAACTTTGCCACCAACACCCTGACCGTCGTGGTCCCGCCCGGCAACCCGGCCGGCATCACCGGCTTCAGAGACCTCGCCAAGGCCGGCGTCAAAGTAGTGGCCTGCGCAAGCCAGGTTCCCTGCGGTGCTGCCGCCAACGCCATCGAGCAGGAAACCGGCACCACCCTCCGTCCGGTCAGTGAGGAATCCTCGGTCACCGACGTCCTGGGCAAGGTCACCTCGGGGGAGGCCGATGCCGGGCTCGTCTATGTCACCGACGCTAAAACCGCCGGCGACAAGGCGGAGGAGATCCCGTTCCCGGAGGCAGCCAACGCCGTCAACACGTACCCCATCGCCGCCGTGAAGGGCGCCCGGAACAAACCCGCGGCGGACGCGTTTGTGGAGTTCGTCCGCGGCCCCGAAGGCCAGGCGGCCTTGGCTGCAGCCGGTTTCGGCAAACCGTGA
- a CDS encoding molybdopterin-binding protein has translation MPTIRVSEAARFLGVSDDTIRRWTDNGSLTAIKDDAGRLAVDGLELARHAQKLAQLPDDPHRSGSSARNRFVGLVTGITADKVMAQVELQCGPFRVVSLMSSEAVRDLGLELGSVATAVVKATTVIIETPHGKGSA, from the coding sequence ATGCCCACGATTCGCGTTTCCGAAGCGGCCCGGTTCCTCGGCGTCAGCGATGACACCATCAGGCGCTGGACGGACAACGGCAGCCTCACCGCCATAAAGGACGACGCCGGCCGCCTGGCAGTGGACGGCTTGGAACTGGCCAGGCACGCGCAGAAGCTCGCCCAGCTTCCCGACGATCCGCACCGCAGCGGCAGTTCCGCGCGCAACCGGTTCGTCGGGCTGGTCACGGGCATCACTGCGGACAAAGTCATGGCGCAAGTGGAGCTTCAGTGCGGCCCGTTCCGGGTGGTTTCACTCATGAGCAGCGAAGCGGTCCGCGACCTCGGCCTGGAACTCGGCTCCGTGGCCACCGCGGTGGTCAAGGCCACCACCGTCATCATCGAAACCCCGCACGGCAAGGGCTCCGCATGA
- a CDS encoding FAD-dependent oxidoreductase has product MDAPGGDLEGEPESLWLASAEDTGYPALDRDLEADVAVIGAGIAGLTAALALKRAGRTVAVIEAARVGTGVTGHTTGKVTSLHRLAYTELDRIHGTGTARVYGEANQAAIGHIQRVVAEEGIDCDLHVVSNYTYAETDDALERVRAEAALAARLGLPSAFTTDVPLPFPVKGAVRFDGQAQIHAVKYLQGLARAVHGDGSFVFEQTRALQVHDAGPGVVDTEGGSVRARDIIVATNVPFGDDAFGSRCRPHRSYIVAGRVDGPPLDATFISVDEPMRSILTVSADVGAGGRNYVLVGGEGHPVSEAGDTAGRYNRLAAFARDRLGVNNVAYRWSTQDNMPVDGLPYVGLMSADARHVYVITGLRKWGLTNGTAAALMLADTISGRVNPWAAVFDSNRATPDSPATAEGTASPEDVAGAENDTNQSGEASPVTPDRITLAPGEGTVLDVAGKSTAVYKDADGIIHSLSAICTHLGCTVEFNPADTTWDCPCHGSRFAVDGTVIHGPANRDLPPGPEHLPESLT; this is encoded by the coding sequence ATGGACGCACCAGGCGGTGACCTCGAAGGGGAACCGGAATCCCTCTGGCTCGCTTCCGCGGAGGACACCGGCTATCCGGCTCTAGACAGGGATCTGGAGGCGGATGTAGCGGTGATCGGGGCCGGCATCGCAGGGCTGACGGCCGCGCTGGCGCTCAAACGGGCCGGGCGAACCGTCGCGGTCATCGAGGCGGCCCGCGTCGGAACCGGTGTCACCGGCCACACCACCGGCAAGGTCACCTCCCTGCACCGGCTTGCCTACACCGAGCTTGACCGCATCCACGGCACCGGGACGGCGCGCGTCTACGGCGAGGCCAACCAGGCGGCGATCGGCCACATACAGCGGGTGGTGGCTGAGGAGGGCATCGACTGTGACCTTCACGTGGTCAGCAATTACACCTACGCCGAAACCGACGACGCCCTGGAGCGTGTCCGTGCCGAAGCCGCCCTCGCCGCACGCCTGGGCCTTCCCTCGGCGTTCACCACGGACGTGCCTTTGCCGTTCCCGGTCAAGGGCGCGGTCCGTTTCGACGGGCAGGCACAGATCCATGCGGTCAAGTACCTCCAGGGCCTGGCCCGCGCGGTCCACGGCGACGGCAGCTTCGTTTTCGAGCAGACCCGCGCGCTGCAGGTTCACGACGCCGGCCCGGGCGTGGTGGACACCGAGGGCGGCAGCGTGCGTGCGCGGGACATCATCGTCGCCACAAACGTGCCGTTCGGCGACGACGCCTTCGGCTCACGGTGCCGGCCGCACCGTTCCTACATCGTCGCCGGACGTGTGGACGGCCCGCCGCTGGACGCTACGTTCATCAGCGTGGACGAACCGATGCGTTCCATCCTTACTGTCAGCGCCGACGTCGGTGCCGGCGGCCGGAATTACGTGCTGGTGGGCGGCGAAGGCCATCCCGTGTCCGAGGCGGGCGACACCGCCGGCCGGTACAACAGGCTGGCCGCCTTCGCCCGTGACAGGCTCGGCGTGAACAACGTCGCCTACCGGTGGTCAACCCAGGACAACATGCCGGTGGACGGGCTGCCCTACGTCGGGCTGATGTCCGCCGATGCCCGGCACGTGTACGTCATCACCGGGCTGCGCAAATGGGGCCTGACCAATGGAACAGCTGCCGCCCTCATGCTGGCCGACACCATCAGCGGGAGGGTTAACCCCTGGGCCGCGGTGTTCGACAGCAACCGGGCAACGCCGGACAGCCCTGCCACCGCGGAAGGCACAGCCTCCCCGGAAGACGTTGCCGGAGCGGAAAACGACACGAACCAGTCCGGGGAAGCCAGCCCGGTGACACCGGACCGGATCACGCTGGCCCCCGGCGAGGGAACGGTCCTTGACGTTGCAGGCAAAAGTACCGCCGTCTACAAAGACGCCGACGGAATCATCCATTCCCTGTCCGCCATCTGCACCCATCTTGGCTGCACGGTCGAGTTCAACCCTGCCGACACCACCTGGGACTGCCCCTGCCACGGTTCCCGCTTCGCCGTTGACGGCACCGTCATCCATGGCCCGGCCAACAGAGACCTCCCGCCAGGACCGGAACACCTTCCGGAGAGCCTCACCTAG
- a CDS encoding FAD-binding oxidoreductase — translation MKWVKPDSPDFDQARKVFNAMIDRRPAIIAQCSNDEDVAEALLYGRGISLPIAVRAGGHSVAGMSTNDGGLVIDVRPMKSIDVDPESGIVTAGAGVTWGEFDRATQEHALAVTGGRASTTGIAGFTLGGGSGWLERSYGFACDSLVSVNLVTADGDRVTASATQNPELFWALHGGGGNFGVATSFTFQAHRLSPVVHAGMWLWPGEEARDVSRAFRDLALAAPDGVGLGLLYVTAPAEPFVPERMVGKMAPLIVYVYAGDPEEGSEHARPFRELGPAIDLVSDTPYADFNGSLDDPPDHYNYWSADYHDELPDAALDLFVDSARNLPDATSQQLIARWGGAVGGNAAAATPLINRNAAWVSHPYGISPTPEEGQRAKAWVKDFREKIAPYATGGVWLNFIGNEGQDRIRAAFGNGNYARLARVKRDFDPKNVFQGNQNILPAGS, via the coding sequence ATGAAGTGGGTTAAGCCTGACAGCCCCGATTTTGACCAGGCCCGCAAGGTCTTCAACGCCATGATAGACAGGCGCCCGGCCATCATCGCCCAGTGCTCCAACGACGAAGACGTGGCCGAGGCCCTCTTATACGGCCGCGGCATTTCCCTCCCGATTGCCGTCCGGGCCGGCGGGCACTCGGTGGCGGGCATGTCCACGAACGACGGCGGCCTGGTGATCGACGTCCGGCCCATGAAATCGATCGACGTGGACCCGGAGTCCGGCATCGTCACCGCGGGTGCGGGCGTCACCTGGGGCGAGTTCGACCGCGCCACCCAGGAGCACGCGCTTGCGGTCACCGGCGGGCGCGCGTCCACCACCGGCATCGCCGGTTTCACGCTGGGCGGCGGATCGGGCTGGCTGGAACGCTCCTACGGCTTCGCCTGCGACAGCCTCGTCTCGGTGAACCTGGTGACGGCCGACGGCGACAGGGTCACCGCGAGTGCCACACAGAATCCGGAGCTCTTCTGGGCCCTGCACGGCGGCGGCGGGAACTTCGGTGTGGCCACGTCCTTCACGTTCCAGGCGCACCGCCTGAGCCCCGTGGTGCATGCCGGGATGTGGCTGTGGCCCGGCGAGGAGGCCCGGGATGTCTCGCGTGCGTTCCGCGACCTGGCCCTCGCGGCACCGGACGGCGTGGGCTTGGGGCTCCTCTACGTGACCGCACCCGCCGAACCCTTTGTGCCGGAGCGGATGGTCGGAAAGATGGCCCCGCTCATCGTTTACGTCTACGCCGGAGATCCCGAGGAAGGCTCCGAACACGCCAGGCCGTTCCGCGAACTCGGCCCGGCCATCGACCTGGTAAGTGACACACCCTACGCAGACTTCAACGGCTCCCTGGATGACCCGCCGGACCACTACAACTACTGGAGCGCGGACTATCACGACGAACTGCCCGATGCCGCCCTGGACCTCTTTGTGGACTCGGCCCGGAACCTCCCCGATGCCACCTCACAGCAGCTGATCGCCCGCTGGGGCGGCGCCGTAGGCGGTAACGCGGCCGCGGCCACTCCGCTGATCAACCGCAATGCCGCCTGGGTCAGCCATCCATACGGCATCTCCCCCACACCCGAAGAAGGCCAGCGGGCCAAGGCCTGGGTAAAGGATTTCCGCGAGAAAATCGCACCCTATGCCACCGGCGGGGTGTGGCTGAACTTCATCGGCAACGAGGGGCAGGACCGGATCCGGGCCGCCTTCGGCAACGGCAATTATGCACGGCTGGCCAGGGTCAAGCGCGACTTCGACCCCAAGAACGTGTTCCAAGGCAACCAGAACATCCTCCCGGCGGGCTCCTGA
- a CDS encoding DUF4031 domain-containing protein translates to MAIYLDPPLWPAHDTHFSHLISDTSLTELHAFAAAAGIPERAFDGDHYDVPERRFDDLVAAGAIPVEARILVRRLIASGLRIPARQRSKSLKLPLLNRWESIMPGHDALFLDLLDRWGEDHRKYHGRTHLLAVLEALDLLTDPADPPRTVLLAAWFHDAVYRGIAGQDEEESARLAEDRLADAGLPPAEVEEVARLVRLTSDHQPEAGDDDGALLCDADLSVLGGEPEPYARYVAAVREDYAHIGDADFAAGRAAVVRRLLALDPLFHTARARDLWLDAARRNLQGELA, encoded by the coding sequence ATGGCGATTTACCTGGATCCGCCCCTGTGGCCTGCCCACGACACCCACTTTTCGCACCTTATCTCGGACACCTCGCTGACGGAGCTGCACGCCTTTGCGGCAGCGGCCGGCATCCCGGAGCGGGCGTTCGACGGCGACCATTACGACGTCCCCGAGCGTCGGTTTGATGACCTTGTGGCCGCGGGCGCCATCCCCGTCGAGGCCCGGATCCTGGTCCGCAGGCTGATCGCCAGCGGGCTCCGCATCCCCGCCCGGCAGCGAAGCAAATCCTTGAAACTGCCGCTCCTGAACCGGTGGGAAAGCATCATGCCCGGCCACGATGCCCTCTTCCTGGACCTGCTGGACCGGTGGGGCGAAGATCACCGCAAGTACCACGGCCGCACCCACCTCCTGGCTGTGCTCGAGGCCCTGGACCTGCTCACCGATCCCGCCGACCCGCCGCGCACCGTGCTGCTGGCAGCCTGGTTCCACGATGCCGTCTACCGCGGGATCGCAGGCCAGGACGAGGAAGAATCGGCCCGGCTGGCCGAGGACCGGCTGGCTGACGCGGGGCTTCCGCCGGCCGAGGTGGAGGAAGTGGCCCGGCTGGTTCGGCTGACCTCTGATCACCAACCGGAAGCAGGGGACGACGACGGCGCCCTCCTGTGCGACGCGGACCTCTCGGTCCTCGGCGGCGAGCCTGAGCCGTACGCCCGGTATGTGGCGGCCGTCCGGGAAGACTACGCACACATCGGCGACGCAGACTTCGCGGCGGGACGCGCCGCCGTCGTACGCCGGCTGCTGGCACTGGACCCGCTCTTCCACACCGCGCGGGCCCGGGATCTGTGGCTGGATGCTGCCCGCCGGAACCTACAGGGCGAGCTGGCCTAA
- a CDS encoding YccF domain-containing protein, with amino-acid sequence MKTLLNIIWLVFGGLWLALGYFLAGIICCLLIVTIPWGIASFRIAAYTLWPFGRMVVDKPGGNGVFSLVGNVIWLLVAGIWIAIGHVVTAFAMAITIIGIPLAIANLKLIPVSLMPLGKQIVPANTPFITAYR; translated from the coding sequence ATGAAGACACTGCTCAACATCATCTGGCTGGTTTTCGGCGGACTGTGGCTAGCCTTGGGCTACTTCCTGGCCGGCATCATCTGCTGCCTGCTCATTGTGACCATCCCGTGGGGCATCGCCTCCTTCCGGATTGCGGCGTACACGCTTTGGCCGTTCGGACGCATGGTGGTGGACAAGCCCGGCGGTAACGGCGTCTTCTCGCTCGTGGGCAACGTCATCTGGCTGCTGGTGGCGGGCATCTGGATCGCGATCGGCCATGTGGTCACGGCCTTCGCCATGGCCATCACCATCATCGGCATCCCGCTGGCCATCGCCAACCTGAAGCTCATTCCGGTGAGCCTGATGCCGCTGGGCAAACAGATTGTGCCCGCCAACACGCCGTTCATTACCGCGTACCGCTAG
- a CDS encoding phosphoribosylanthranilate isomerase yields MFVKICGLSTSESVRAAVEAGADAVGFVLTASPRAVSPSQVSGLLADVPAGVAAIGVFRHEPVADALAIARAAGLEWIQLHSDVTPEDVKTVHDAGMKLIRAVTMAATADAFADWGEDVLLIDAAVPGSGETWDYASMADVTELQGRNWLLAGGLSPDNVREAAAASGAWGVDVSSGVEASRGVKDVEKISAFVKAAKG; encoded by the coding sequence ATGTTCGTCAAAATATGTGGTCTCAGTACATCGGAATCGGTCCGCGCTGCCGTCGAGGCCGGGGCTGACGCCGTTGGGTTTGTGCTGACCGCGAGCCCGCGGGCGGTCTCACCGTCCCAGGTTTCCGGCCTCCTGGCCGACGTGCCTGCCGGAGTGGCCGCCATCGGAGTGTTCCGGCACGAACCTGTGGCCGACGCCCTTGCAATCGCCCGCGCCGCCGGACTCGAGTGGATCCAGCTCCACAGCGACGTCACCCCTGAAGACGTCAAGACGGTGCACGACGCCGGCATGAAGCTGATCCGGGCGGTCACCATGGCGGCCACTGCGGACGCGTTCGCCGACTGGGGCGAGGACGTCCTGCTGATCGACGCCGCCGTCCCCGGTTCCGGAGAGACCTGGGACTACGCCTCCATGGCGGACGTCACCGAGCTCCAGGGCCGCAACTGGCTGCTGGCGGGCGGGCTGAGCCCGGACAATGTCCGCGAGGCCGCCGCAGCCTCCGGTGCGTGGGGCGTGGACGTCTCCTCCGGCGTCGAGGCCTCGCGTGGGGTGAAGGACGTGGAGAAGATCAGCGCTTTCGTGAAGGCCGCCAAGGGGTAG